A genomic window from Euleptes europaea isolate rEulEur1 chromosome 9, rEulEur1.hap1, whole genome shotgun sequence includes:
- the SHROOM3 gene encoding protein Shroom3 — MLDNLSRGIISSPDANVAHKGRYIYLEVFLQGGAPWGFTLKGGLEHGERLIISKIEEGGKADLLDAKLQPGDEVVNINEVELSSSRREAISLVKGSYKTLKLVVRRDTFAAYGQTGITASRSRSSECLGSDLQYIKTAWPSGFKLRLKNRRSDPGGRPHSWHSAKIPENPPDLSMMQISQGMIGAPWHQAYHSSSSTSDLSSYDHGYLRRSPDQYSSRGSMESLDHTPAGYSHQTYHLSPAKSTNSIDQLPHLHSKRDSAYSSFSTSSSTPEYPVPTFCKERSYSMENVHSRVRPQEGGMRQADIRYIKTVYNAQRGVSEEYEVKSSGLSPSGEAQAKGYTSSRLHGYSRGPPTRSSSDSESQYVKGPPMPPTRSDSYAATRHHDRPSSWSSIDHRKPCRTHSKGVWPHLGPGTPSPLGQLQKSAFLEGQLHTVMEKSPETSPTMKPKQVYTQAAQPGQFLLPTGVYPVPSPEPHFAQVPHPSASNAGMVYPALAKERGYAPAPASSPDSYAKATACSQHSSLDVNGNQSIPNKTVVFYHPECVPLTAGKKKDAGDPAAKLALYRSHPQAYPTSPRQDESGPSYMASPIIQETTRNAQSVNYSSQPWLSHLRDGGDSKGVYGAGEHPEEKNAKSQKSERDPTAQNQWSSSKAKQYRFSSLQNIPESTKLQNNLDPKELEQCRSRCDAKWHFVNNGPAERDCHRQIPEYWQDRQWQAVERHHDGFSGTEHVRERIHSAEPKYDEPSSQLHPKTSDFSIRRHSSSSSQSFQSTQNGKMESRKARCSVLEKVSKIEQREQCHQRPQSMSVNSFGQNYGSNKPGLNTIEDIQNLHNSQEHGLLVGEHCKLASSTPSELVPYMQYPSEKGVNAPERASWHSAEQQTGATTAVAVPTRQGVYHSGLTENEPPKQAPQLQRSRSTFQLMDEPEREILWKGNVQDLNGLQLDTPFNRAYRNSIKDAQSRVLRATSFRRKDLNISPSFGNEPKRSVHRPASAHIGMRSTAASPHTPKERHSITPMETKLGYGHKESLPGPLHVPRIGGRKRLTAEQKKRSYSEPEKMNEVGVSDSELSPFSLQKKGLHFVFPENTVADRRKIFERESKACSTISLSKPELKQLQQNALADYIERKTGKRPSSASQDTSLVHEGSQTPYLQTGAPDDQSLSSASSMNSLQDLSLYHCRESLERVSKTGHGFATLPPGLMGCFDLSGFESKKETPNSSNGSSFPNYLKTDRRQDPRANPELTKGTQTDQLDKCTQTYCDNRAPKKNPAYPKKPGKAASAEDLLDRLDTQAVAVHVRSRSSPTADKKCRELLLGDRAEFSNFVKDPFCVVDADARFWGSQERSQMEKTAFPCYYPHPRHSGGSVSNASLLNDGLKAPDLLKHLSRTSAFAPLPVDTNNPCPDPKLSSRQVIPSRSGRSSTTNAGNSTPALANCQAVGEGQETRWQPRLDRDDSGKIQGQVLDNSEGPLKDSTEENPWRWKAAVPQRHLPTNAKWVHLAKDDGDPKNFISPQASGQKAFQRWQSLPSQSSSTSEPETLPGQGRLSLRISESYLQMTPPPFHREEDDDDVFIQETEPHAAITESKHSSPLLPPPPLLPVWSTSTMETTTVEFPPSPVATLELDKSAIDKVASLGEKASPKRNFKRFSRSTSETEKVGSNTTISKSSWVAPISLRTSGSKGNGFTPSLEAQEQPPAIGESAVEAPISQTREPIIVNKAYENCGLNPKSFSEKQKTSEDIKEEALAKEIVCKDKSLAGILDPGAKMKTTMDLMEGIFPSRARMRKENKRMKATQKLTAGHPEDDKREEKEAATSLVPCPAYFSVSAPKAELLNKIRDLPEEAGGDEEQVDVNEKKAELIESLSCKLETLKEAKESLLADVKLNNALGEEVEALISSSCKPNEFEKYRMFIGDLDKVVSLLLSLSGRLARVENVLSSLGEDADPQEQSSLNEKRKMLAGQHEDARELKENLDRRERVVLDILCSYLSEEQLQDYQHFVKMKSALLIEQRELDDKIKLGQEQLKCLLESLPVDYAPRSKKATETPAPAGTCNNSNRPLPPASSL; from the exons GCGAAGCGATCCTGGGGGCCGGCCGCACTCTTGGCATTCAGCCAAAATCCCAGAGAACCCACCCGATCTCAGTATGATGCAAATATCTCAGGGCATGATTGGCGCTCCTTGGCACCAAGCCTACCATTCCAG CTCCTCCACAAGCGACCTATCCAGTTATGACCATGGCTATCTGAGAAGAAGCCCTGACCAGTACAGCTCCAGGGGTAGCATGGAGAGCCTGGACCATACTCCTGCAGGGTACTCCCATCAAACCTACCACCTGTCACCAGCCAAATCCACCAACAGTATCGACCAACTTCCCCATCTCCACAGCAAGAGGGATTCTGCGTACAGCTCTTTCTCCACCAGCTCCAGCACGCCCGAGTATCCAGTGCCTACCTTCTGCAAGGAACGGTCATACTCCATGGAGAATGTGCATTCCCGGGTGAGGCCGCAGGAAGGGGGGATGCGACAGGCGGATATTAGGTACATTAAAACGGTCTACAATGCCCAGCGAGGGGTTTCAGAGGAATACGAGGTGAAGTCTTCCGGTCTTTCGCCTAGCGGTGAGGCCCAGGCTAAAGGTTACACCTCCAGCCGGTTGCATGGCTACAGCAGAGGCCCACCAACCCGGAGTTCGTCTGACAGTGAGAGCCAGTACGTGAAAGGGCCTCCCATGCCGCCGACCCGTAGCGATAGTTATGCAGCGACGAGGCACCACGACAGGCCCAGCTCTTGGTCTAGTATCGATCACAGAAAGCCATGTAGGACTCATTCCAAAGGTGTCTGGCCTCACCTGGGCCCAGGTACCCCTTCTCCTTTGGGGCAGCTCCAGAAATCTGCATTCCTCGAAGGACAGCTCCACACAGTGATGGAGAAGAGCCCAGAGACCAGCCCCACTATGAAGCCCAAGCAGGTATATACGCAGGCAGCTCAACCGGGGCAGTTTTTGCTTCCCACTGGCGTTTATCCTGTACCTTCTCCCGAACCACATTTTGCCCAGGTCCCTCACCCTTCCGCAAGCAACGCTGGGATGGTTTACCCGGCGCTTGCCAAAGAGCGCGGGTACGCACCGGCCCCTGCTTCTTCTCCAGACTCCTATGCAAAGGCGACAGCCTGCAGTCAACATTCTAGCTTGGATGTGAATGGAAACCAAAGCATTCCGAACAAGACTGTTGTCTTCTATCATCCTGAATGCGTGCCACTGACAGCGGGGAAGAAGAAGGATGCGGGCGACCCAGCTGCAAAGTTGGCCTTGTACAGATCGCATCCTCAGGCCTACCCAACTTCTCCAAGGCAGGATGAGTCAGGGCCCTCGTATATGGCATCACCCATAATCCAGGAAACCACAAGAAATGCACAGTCTGTCAACTACAGCTCTCAGCCGTGGCTGTCTCACCTGAGGGATGGGGGTGACAGCAAAGGTGTCTATGGGGCAGGAGAGCACCCAGAGGAGAAGAACGCCAAGTCGCAGAAAAGCGAGAGAGATCCCACAGCACAAAACCAATGGAGCTCCAGCAAGGCCAAACAGTATCGCTTTTCGTCTTTGCAAAACATCCCAGAGAGTACTAAGTTGCAAAACAACTTGGATCCAAAGGAGCTGGAACAATGCCGAAGCCGCTGTGATGCCAAATGGCATTTTGTGAACAATGGCCCAGCAGAGAGAGACTGTCATAGGCAGATCCCTGAGTACTGGCAGGATAGACAATGGCAGGCCGTGGAAAGACACCACGATGGATTTTCGGGCACGGAGCATGTCCGTGAACGGATCCACAGTGCAGAGCCAAAGTACGATGAGCCTTCTTCTCAACTGCACCCAAAGACATCAGATTTCAGCATTCGCCGGCATAGTTCTAGCAGCTCCCAAAGCTTCCAGAGCACCCAGAATGGGAAAATGGAGTCTAGAAAGGCCCGTTGTTCTGTTCTGGAGAAGGTCAGCAAGATAGAGCAGCGTGAACAATGCCACCAGAGGCCTCAGAGTATGAGCGTGAACAGTTTTGGCCAGAACTATGGGTCAAACAAGCCCGGCCTTAATACCATCGAGGACATCCAAAACCTACATAACTCTCAAGAGCACGGCCTGTTGGTGGGTGAACACTGCAAGCTAGCCAGTAGCACTCCCTCAGAATTGGTCCCCTATATGCAATATCCTAGTGAGAAAGGGGTCAATGCACCAGAGAGGGCTAGCTGGCATTCTGCGGAGCAGCAGACGGGAGCAACAACTGCGGTAGCGGTGCCGACGCGGCAGGGCGTCTACCACAGTGGGCTCACCGAAAATGAGCCTCCAAAACAGGCGCCACAACTGCAGCGGAGCAGAAGCACATTCCAGTTGATGGACGAGCCCGAGAGGGAAATCTTATGGAAGGGCAACGTCCAGGACTTGAACGGATTACAGCTGGATACCCCCTTCAACAGGGCTTACAGGAACAGCATAAAAGATGCCCAGTCGAGGGTCCTGAGAGCCACATCCTTCAGGCGCAAGGACCTCAATATCAGCCCTTCCTTTGGAAACGAGCCCAAGAGGAGTGTCCATCGGCCAGCTTCGGCGCACATTGGGATGAGGAGCACAGCGGCATCTCCTCATACCCCGAAGGAGAGACACAGCATCACTCCGATGGAGACCAAGCTGGGTTATGGCCACAAAGAGAGTCTTCCTGGACCTCTTCACGTACCCCGCATCGGGGGCAGAAAGCGCCTGACTGCGGAGCAGAAGAAAAGGTCTTACTCGGAGCCAGAGAAAATGAACGAAGTAGGCGTGTCCGACAGCGAGCTCTCGCCCTTCTCTCTCCAGAAGAAAGGCCTCCATTTTGTTTTCCCAGAGAACACAGTGGCGGACCGGCGCAAGATCTTTGAGAGGGAGAGCAAGGCTTGCTCCACCATCAGTCTTTCCAAACCGGAGCTGAAGCAGCTACAGCAAAACGCCCTGGCTGATTACATTGAACGCAAAACCGGGAAACGTCCTTCTTCTGCGTCACAGGACACCAGCCTTGTGCACGAGGGCTCCCAGACCCCGTACCTGCAAACCGGTGCTCCAGATGACCAGTCTCTGTCATCGGCTTCCAGCATGAATTCTCTGCAAGATCTGAGTCTGTACCATTGTAGGGAGTCCCTAGAGCGGGTCTCCAAAACTGGGCATGGCTTTGCTACCCTCCCCCCTGGGCTTATGGGCTGCTTCGACCTGAGTGGGTTCGAGAGCAAAAAGGAGACCCCGAACAGCAGCAACGGCAGCTCTTTTCCCAATTACTTGAAAACAGACCGGCGTCAGGATCCAAGAGCTAATCCAGAGCTGACTAAAGGCACTCAGACGGATCAATTGGACAAGTGCACCCAAACGTACTGTGACAACCGAGCTCCAAAGAAGAATCCCGCATACCCCAAGAAGCCTGGGAAAGCAGCGTCGGCAGAGGACTTGCTTGACAGATTGGATACCCAGGCAGTCGCCGTGCATGTTCGATCCAGGTCATCTCCTACAGCCGATAAGAAATGTCGG GAGTTGCTGCTGGGAGACAGAGCCGAGTTCAGCAATTTTGTGAAAGATCCTTTCTGTGTGGTGGATGCTGATGCACG attttgggg CAGTCAAGAGAGAAGTCAGATGGAGAAAACAGCGTTCCCATGCTACTATCCTCACCCTCGGCATAGCGGCGGGAGTGTCAGTAATGCGTCACTGCTGAACGATGGCCTGAAAGCCCCGGATCTTCTCAAACATCTCAGCAGAACATCAGCATTTGCCCCACTGCCAGTGGATACAAATAATCCTTGCCCTGATCCTAAGCTAAGCTCCAGGCAGGTTATTCCTTCCAGATCAGGTCGGTCCTCAACAACCAATGCCGGGAATTCCACGCCAGCTCTTGCGAATTGTCAGGCTGTTGGAGAAGGCCAAGAAACAAGATGGCAGCCCAGACTTGACAGGGATGACAGTGGTAAAATTCAAGGCCAAGTTCTGGACAACAGCGAGGGTCCTCTCAAAGATTCTACAGAAGAAAACCCTTGGAGATGGAAGGCTGCTGTTCCTCAAAGACACCTCCCAACTAACGCCAAATGGGTTCATTTGGCCAAAGATGACGGCGACCCAAAGAACTTCATATCTCCTCAGGCATCTGGACAGAAGGCCTTCCAACGGTGGCAAAGCCTTCCCTCACAGAGCAGTTCTACGTCTGAGCCAGAGACTCTTCCTGGCCAAGGAAGACTCTCGCTCCGCATCTCGGAGTCTTACTTACAGATGACCCCTCCACCATTCCATCGGGAAGAAGATGACGACGACGTTTTCATCCAAGAGACAGAGCCTCATGCTGCCATCACTGAATCCAAGCATTCATCCCCTCTGCTTCCACCTCCACCTCTACTTCCTGTGTGGAGTACCAGCACTATGGAAACCACCACAGTGGAATTCCCACCTTCTCCTGTTGCTACACTGGAACTGGACAAATCAGCCATTGACAAAGTGGCTAGTCTTGGAGAGAAGGCGTCACCGAAAAG AAACTTTAAAAGGTTTTCCAGGAGCACCAGTGAGACTGAGAAAGTAGGATCAAACACCACCATCAGCAAGAGCAGTTGGGTTGCTCCAATCTCACTTAGGACCTCAGGATCCAAAGGAAACGGCTTTACGCCTTCCCTGGAAGCACAAGAGCAGCCACCAGCCATTGGAGAATCTGCAGTTGAAGCACCCATCAGTCAGACTAGAGAGCCCATCATTGTAAACAAGGCATACGAAAACTGTGGGCTCAACCCCAAGAGTTTCTCAGAGAAGCAGAAGACTTCAGAGGACATCAAGGAAGAGGccttggcaaaggagatcgtctGCAAGGACAAGTCACTGGCTGGCATCCTGGATCCGGGTGCCAAGATGAAGACCACCATGGACTTGATGGAAGGGATATTCCCTAGCAGAGCCAGGATGCGTAAGGAGAATAAAAGGATGAAGGCTACGCAGAAATTGACAGCAGGTCACCCTGAGGATGATAA gagagaagagaaggaagcagccaCCTCCTTGGTTCCCTGCCCTGCTTACTTCAGCGTGTCTGCGCCCAAAGCTGAGCTCCTGAACAAAATCAGAGATTTGCCGGAGGAGGCAGGTGGGGACGAGGAACAAGTGGATGTTAACGAGAAGAAG GCTGAACTCATTGAGAGCTTGTCCTGCAAGCTGGAGACTTTGAAAGAAGCCAAGGAGAGCCTGCTGGCTGACGTCAAGCTGAACAACGCCTTGGGAGAGGAAGTGGAGGCGCTGATCAGCAGCTCGTGCAAGCCCAACGAGTTTGAGAAATACAGGATGTTTATCGGAGACCTAGATAAGGTGGTGAGCCTGCTGCTTTCGCTCTCGGGACGGCTGGCCAGGGTGGAGAACGTGCTCAGCAGCCTTGGCGAAGACGCTGATCCTCAGGAACAG AGCTCTCTGAACGAGAAGCGGAAGATGCTGGCTGGCCAGCACGAGGACGCCCGGGAGCTGAAGGAGAACCTCGACCGGCGAGAGCGGGTGGTCCTGGACATTTTGTGTAGTTATCTCTCGGAAGAGCAGCTTCAGGATTACCAGCATTTTGTGAAGATGAAATCCGCACTGCTCATAGAACAGCGGGAGCTGGACGACAAGATCAAACTGGGACAGGAGCAGCTCAAGTGCCTTCTGGAGAGTTTGCCCGTAGACTACGCCCCTCGGAGCAAAAAAGCAACGGAGACCCCGGCACCCGCAGGGACCTGCAACAATAGCAATAGACCTCTACCACCAGCGTCTTCACTCTGA
- the LOC130482911 gene encoding 16 kDa beta-galactoside-binding lectin-like, protein MEPGLTATHLKIQPGESVLVKGRVLPDAKGFSVNLGEDSQNLVLHFNPRFDCHGDMNLIVCNSKHEGVWGEEQRYSVFPFQHGEKAGITITFDTVELKVNLSNDQEIFFPNRQGLEMIRYLSVDGDFKIKVLKFFS, encoded by the exons ATGGAGCCT GGACTGACTGCAACTCATCTGAAAATCCAGCCTGGAGAAAGTGTTCTAGTGAAGGGGAGGGTCCTCCCGGATGCCAAAGG TTTCTCAGTGAATCTTGGGGAAGACAGCCAGAACCTGGTGCTCCACTTCAATCCGCGCTTCGACTGTCACGGGGACATGAATCTCATCGTCTGCAATTCCAAGCACGAAGGGGTCTGGGGGGAGGAACAGCGGTACAGCGTCTTCCCTTTTCAGCATGGCGAAAAAGCTGGG ATCACCATCACCTTTGATACTGTTGAGCTGAAAGTGAATCTGTCCAACGATCAAGAGATCTTCTTCCCCAACCGGCAGGGCCTGGAGATGATACGTTATCTCTCCGTGGACGGAGACTTCAAAATCAAAGTGCTCAAATTCTTCTCTTAA